In one Paenibacillus sp. JQZ6Y-1 genomic region, the following are encoded:
- the rimP gene encoding ribosome maturation factor RimP has protein sequence MSTPKIKTTVEEMVQPFLEEHGFELVDVEYVKEGKNFFLRVFVDKEGGIDIDDCGRISEYMSEQLDSHDPIKDPYFLEVSSPGAERPLKKESDVTKAVGKDVFVTTYEPVDGLKEFEGRLLSFDDGELLIEAGKKRFTIAYAKVASARLAIIF, from the coding sequence TTGAGCACACCAAAGATTAAAACGACCGTCGAGGAAATGGTGCAGCCATTTTTGGAGGAACATGGATTTGAGCTGGTCGATGTGGAATACGTAAAAGAAGGCAAAAATTTCTTTCTGCGCGTGTTTGTAGATAAAGAAGGCGGCATCGATATTGATGATTGTGGCCGGATCAGCGAGTATATGAGTGAACAACTGGATAGTCATGATCCGATCAAGGACCCTTATTTTCTGGAAGTTTCTTCCCCGGGTGCGGAGCGTCCGCTCAAAAAAGAGAGCGACGTGACCAAAGCGGTTGGCAAGGATGTATTCGTGACGACCTACGAGCCGGTGGATGGTCTGAAGGAGTTTGAAGGACGCCTGCTGTCATTTGACGATGGTGAACTGCTGATCGAAGCGGGTAAGAAACGCTTTACGATTGCATACGCAAAAGTAGCCAGCGCCAGACTGGCAATCATTTTTTAA
- the nusA gene encoding transcription termination factor NusA produces MSMDFIEAMNELEREKGISKDVLFEAIEAALISSYKRNFNTAQNVRVDMNRNTGAIKVFARKMVVEEVLDERTEISVGSAREINPHFQLEDVAEIEVTPRDFGRIAAQTAKQVVTQRIREAERGLIYNAFIDKEEDIVTGIVQRQDARNIYVDLGKVEAVLPLTELMPNEKFNMNERIKAYITKVENTTKGPQIVLSRTHPGLLKRLFELEVPEIFDGVVEIRSVAREAGFRSKIAVYSRNTEVDPVGSCVGPRGVRVQTIVNELRGEKIDIVRYSESVEEYVANALSPSKVLEVQVFEEEKMARVIVPDYQLSLAIGIKGQNARLAAKLTSWKIDIKSETQAEEEFGRPREMGEEMHQDSVSVD; encoded by the coding sequence ATGAGTATGGATTTTATTGAGGCAATGAACGAGCTGGAACGTGAGAAAGGGATTAGTAAAGACGTGCTATTTGAGGCGATTGAAGCTGCCCTGATTTCCAGTTACAAACGTAATTTTAATACAGCGCAAAATGTGCGCGTGGATATGAACCGCAATACCGGCGCTATCAAGGTATTTGCCCGCAAGATGGTTGTGGAAGAAGTACTGGATGAGCGTACCGAGATTTCAGTAGGTTCTGCACGCGAGATCAACCCACACTTCCAATTGGAAGACGTGGCAGAGATCGAAGTGACACCACGCGATTTTGGACGTATTGCTGCCCAAACAGCGAAGCAGGTTGTTACTCAGCGTATCCGTGAAGCGGAACGCGGTTTGATCTACAACGCATTTATTGATAAGGAAGAAGATATCGTTACTGGTATCGTACAGCGTCAAGATGCGCGCAATATCTATGTAGACCTTGGCAAAGTCGAAGCGGTGCTGCCGCTGACTGAGCTGATGCCGAACGAGAAGTTCAACATGAACGAGCGTATCAAAGCCTACATCACCAAAGTAGAAAACACAACCAAAGGTCCTCAGATCGTGCTGTCACGCACACATCCGGGTCTGCTCAAGCGTCTATTTGAGCTGGAAGTGCCAGAAATCTTTGATGGCGTAGTTGAGATTCGTTCCGTTGCACGCGAAGCTGGCTTCCGTTCCAAAATCGCCGTTTACTCCCGCAATACGGAAGTAGATCCGGTCGGTTCTTGCGTAGGTCCTCGCGGTGTGCGTGTACAGACTATCGTTAATGAGCTGCGCGGCGAGAAAATCGATATCGTGCGCTATTCTGAAAGCGTGGAAGAGTATGTTGCTAACGCACTCAGCCCTTCCAAAGTGCTGGAAGTACAAGTATTTGAAGAAGAAAAGATGGCTCGCGTCATCGTGCCGGATTATCAGCTGTCGCTGGCAATCGGTATCAAAGGTCAAAATGCCCGTCTGGCAGCTAAGCTGACCAGCTGGAAAATCGATATTAAGAGCGAGACCCAGGCAGAGGAAGAATTTGGACGTCCGAGAGAAATGGGCGAAGAAATGCATCAGGATTCCGTATCGGTCGACTAA
- the rnpM gene encoding RNase P modulator RnpM translates to MKTKKIPLRKCVACQQMMPKKSLVRIVRTPEDQVEIDLTGKKSGRGAYVCATQACFQLAQKSRAFDRALKVPVSQDIYERLASEFSSVESQFSSVQERDANE, encoded by the coding sequence ATGAAGACGAAGAAGATACCGCTGCGCAAGTGTGTTGCCTGCCAGCAAATGATGCCGAAGAAAAGTCTGGTGCGGATCGTTCGCACGCCGGAAGATCAAGTAGAGATTGATTTGACCGGTAAAAAATCAGGTCGTGGCGCGTATGTTTGTGCCACGCAAGCTTGCTTCCAGCTGGCACAGAAAAGCCGCGCGTTTGATCGCGCGCTCAAAGTGCCGGTAAGCCAAGATATTTATGAACGGCTTGCCAGCGAATTTAGCAGCGTAGAAAGCCAATTCAGTTCAGTGCAGGAGAGAGACGCTAATGAATAA
- a CDS encoding YlxQ family RNA-binding protein, whose amino-acid sequence MNNELSLLGLAMRAGKVLSGDELVLKAIRSREATLVILAGDASANTQKKFRDKCSSYQIPLLVGYDRDSLGTSIGKEGRVVIALTDQGFAGLLRKRIGNSSEVEYIEYTGAEG is encoded by the coding sequence ATGAATAACGAACTATCCCTACTCGGACTTGCCATGCGTGCCGGAAAAGTACTTTCCGGGGACGAGCTTGTACTGAAGGCCATTCGTTCCCGTGAAGCTACGCTCGTAATCCTCGCTGGTGATGCTTCCGCCAATACGCAGAAAAAATTCCGCGATAAGTGCAGCAGTTATCAAATCCCACTGTTGGTCGGTTACGACCGCGACAGTCTGGGAACCAGTATCGGAAAAGAAGGTCGTGTCGTGATCGCACTGACCGATCAAGGTTTCGCAGGGCTTCTCCGTAAACGAATAGGGAATTCGTCGGAGGTGGAATATATTGAGTACACAGGAGCAGAAGGATAA
- the infB gene encoding translation initiation factor IF-2, which yields MSTQEQKDKLRVYEYAKSLNMSSKEIITILKKLNVPVNNHMSVMEDGAVGKVEQFFKNIKSNAAADRQSSETNKSADASATYEKNEKQVGMDIKTQNNSSNGNNRSQSGSSNSGNRSNSSSSQSNGNRSTQSSNQSGNRSNSQGGGNRQPSAASRPQSGSSSQNRQPSGSVRTSQGGNSSSDNRNSGGNSSRGGNSGGGNRNNNNSNRGGSGGGNRYGNNNGNRNNSRGGKGRGGRNFNNNQPPREKIDNTPKKIIVRGEMTVGETAKLLHKDASEVIKKLISSGVMATINQELDLETIQLIADDYGVEVEIKIPVEDDRFETVEEVDDEADLKSRPPVVTIMGHVDHGKTTLLDAIRSANVTGGEAGGITQHIGAYQVEINKKKITFLDTPGHEAFTAMRARGAQVTDITIIVVAADDGVMPQTVEAINHAKAAGLPIIVAVNKIDKPGANPDKVKQELTEYELVPEEWGGDTIFVNVSAKQRMGLEDLLEMILLVAEVNDYKANPNKRARGAVIEAELDKGRGPVARILVQHGTLKVGDAFVAGNCFGRIRAMVNDKGRRLKEAGPSTPVEITGLTEVPQAGDPFMVFEDERKARSIADKRAITHRQSELGANTRVTLDDLFQHIKDGEIKDLNVIIKGDVQGSVEALKGSLEKIEVEGVRVKIIHRGVGAINESDIILAAASSAIIIGFNVRPDVQAKQTAEQEQVDIRLHRVIYNAIEEIEQAMKGMLDPEYKEVVIGHAEVRNTFKISRVGTIAGCMVTSGKITRSAEARLIRDGIVIFEGKIDSLKRFKDDAKEVAQGYECGITLDGYNDMKDNDTIEAFIMEAVERK from the coding sequence TTGAGTACACAGGAGCAGAAGGATAAACTGAGAGTTTATGAATATGCGAAATCTCTCAATATGAGCAGCAAAGAAATCATTACGATCTTGAAAAAGCTGAATGTACCGGTCAACAATCATATGAGCGTCATGGAAGATGGCGCCGTAGGCAAAGTGGAACAGTTTTTTAAAAACATCAAGTCGAACGCTGCTGCCGATCGGCAGAGCAGCGAAACGAATAAATCGGCGGACGCTTCGGCGACGTACGAAAAAAATGAAAAGCAGGTAGGTATGGATATAAAAACTCAGAACAACTCATCCAATGGGAATAACAGATCCCAAAGCGGTTCCAGCAACTCAGGTAATCGCTCTAACTCGTCGTCCAGTCAAAGTAACGGTAACCGTAGCACACAAAGCTCCAACCAATCGGGTAACCGTAGCAATTCTCAAGGCGGAGGAAACCGTCAGCCAAGCGCTGCTTCCCGTCCGCAATCCGGTTCTTCTTCGCAGAACCGTCAGCCTTCGGGTTCGGTAAGAACGTCCCAAGGTGGCAATTCTTCTAGCGACAATCGCAACAGTGGCGGTAACAGCAGCCGTGGTGGTAATAGCGGCGGTGGCAATCGCAACAACAATAACAGCAACCGTGGCGGTAGCGGCGGTGGTAACCGTTATGGCAACAACAATGGTAACCGCAACAACAGCCGCGGTGGCAAAGGTCGCGGTGGCAGAAACTTCAACAACAACCAACCGCCACGTGAGAAAATCGATAATACACCGAAGAAAATCATCGTTCGTGGTGAGATGACTGTCGGTGAAACAGCCAAATTGCTGCACAAAGATGCTTCCGAAGTAATCAAGAAGCTGATCAGCAGTGGTGTAATGGCAACCATCAACCAAGAGCTTGATCTGGAAACGATTCAACTGATCGCCGACGATTACGGCGTTGAAGTAGAAATCAAAATCCCAGTTGAAGACGACCGTTTTGAAACGGTGGAAGAAGTGGATGATGAAGCCGATCTGAAATCCCGTCCTCCGGTTGTTACCATCATGGGTCACGTCGATCATGGTAAAACAACATTGCTGGATGCGATTCGTTCCGCTAACGTAACAGGCGGCGAAGCAGGCGGTATCACGCAGCACATCGGTGCATACCAAGTCGAAATCAACAAAAAGAAAATTACATTCCTGGATACACCGGGTCACGAAGCATTTACCGCTATGCGTGCTCGTGGTGCACAGGTAACCGATATTACGATCATCGTGGTTGCAGCTGATGACGGCGTTATGCCACAAACCGTAGAGGCGATTAACCACGCCAAAGCGGCAGGTCTGCCAATCATCGTAGCAGTTAACAAAATTGACAAACCAGGTGCAAACCCGGATAAAGTCAAACAAGAACTGACCGAGTATGAACTGGTACCGGAAGAGTGGGGCGGCGATACGATCTTCGTAAACGTATCGGCAAAACAGCGTATGGGTCTGGAAGACCTGCTGGAAATGATCCTGCTGGTAGCAGAAGTGAACGACTACAAAGCGAATCCGAATAAACGTGCCCGTGGTGCGGTTATCGAGGCTGAGCTGGATAAAGGTCGCGGTCCAGTAGCACGTATTCTGGTACAACACGGTACACTGAAAGTCGGTGACGCATTTGTTGCCGGTAACTGTTTCGGACGTATCCGCGCTATGGTAAATGATAAAGGACGCCGTCTCAAAGAAGCTGGTCCTTCTACACCGGTCGAAATCACTGGTTTGACAGAAGTTCCACAAGCAGGCGATCCGTTTATGGTATTCGAAGACGAGCGTAAAGCACGTTCGATTGCTGACAAACGCGCAATCACACATCGTCAGTCCGAGCTGGGTGCCAATACCCGCGTAACGCTGGATGATCTATTCCAGCATATCAAAGACGGCGAAATCAAAGATCTGAACGTCATCATCAAAGGCGACGTACAGGGTTCGGTCGAAGCTCTCAAAGGCTCGCTCGAAAAAATCGAGGTGGAAGGCGTTCGCGTCAAAATTATCCACCGTGGCGTAGGTGCCATCAACGAATCCGATATCATTCTGGCAGCAGCATCTAGTGCCATCATTATCGGTTTCAACGTTCGCCCAGATGTTCAGGCGAAACAAACAGCAGAGCAGGAGCAGGTGGACATTCGTCTGCACCGCGTCATCTACAACGCTATCGAAGAAATCGAGCAAGCGATGAAAGGGATGCTGGATCCAGAGTACAAAGAAGTGGTTATCGGTCACGCCGAAGTGCGTAATACCTTCAAAATCAGCCGTGTTGGTACGATTGCAGGCTGCATGGTTACTTCCGGTAAAATCACCCGTTCTGCGGAAGCACGCTTGATCCGCGACGGCATCGTTATTTTCGAAGGTAAGATCGATTCCCTCAAACGCTTCAAAGATGATGCCAAAGAAGTGGCACAAGGCTACGAGTGCGGTATCACGCTGGACGGCTACAATGATATGAAGGACAACGATACAATCGAAGCCTTCATCATGGAAGCTGTAGAGCGCAAATAA
- the rbfA gene encoding 30S ribosome-binding factor RbfA, with protein MAKIRTGRVGEQIKKELSLLIQNELKDPRIGFVTVTGVDVTNDLSQAEVYLSVMGDEEQKKGSLKGIEKASGFLRSELGKRIRLRHTPELLFKFDESIAYGNRIDELINQIHRDDSGKDE; from the coding sequence ATGGCTAAGATTAGAACAGGACGTGTAGGCGAGCAGATCAAAAAAGAACTGAGCCTACTAATCCAAAATGAACTCAAAGACCCACGTATCGGTTTTGTGACCGTTACTGGCGTCGATGTAACCAATGACCTGTCACAAGCTGAGGTTTACCTCAGCGTGATGGGTGATGAAGAACAAAAAAAAGGTTCACTCAAAGGAATTGAAAAAGCATCCGGTTTCCTGCGCTCCGAGCTAGGCAAGCGCATCCGGTTGCGTCATACGCCTGAACTGCTGTTCAAATTTGACGAATCGATTGCTTACGGCAATCGCATCGACGAATTGATCAATCAGATTCATCGCGATGATTCCGGCAAAGACGAGTAA
- a CDS encoding DHH family phosphoesterase has translation MQTYEQSLLDAKAFVEEHDNFLVVSHVQPDGDAVSSTVAVGWLLSCLGKQFTLVNEGPIPKRMQYLTLSGEIINLLEDGGKREYQHIICVDCADFKRVGLVKDWMSESASMLNIDHHPTNDRYGAVNVVKDDAAATAEVLFDWINLFDVEWTKEAAEAIYTGLLTDTGGFRYSSTSPKVMEIASRLLELGVKGPDLAETLLEEVTLPQVKVLGLALSTLELEENGRIAHVYVTPEHMIQAGAENEDLEGIVNYPRNIQGVEVGIFFKVIDDHAVKASLRSAGRIDVAAVAQHFGGGGHIKAAGCRLEGSLEQVKQQVVSYIKELL, from the coding sequence ATGCAGACCTATGAACAGTCTCTTCTTGATGCAAAAGCATTCGTAGAAGAGCATGATAATTTTCTGGTGGTTTCGCATGTTCAGCCGGACGGAGACGCAGTCAGTTCCACGGTAGCCGTGGGCTGGCTGCTGTCTTGTCTCGGCAAACAATTTACCCTTGTTAACGAAGGTCCGATCCCAAAACGGATGCAGTATTTGACCTTATCCGGTGAAATTATCAATTTACTGGAAGACGGTGGCAAGCGGGAATATCAACATATCATCTGTGTCGACTGCGCGGATTTTAAGCGTGTCGGTCTGGTGAAAGACTGGATGTCGGAATCGGCGTCCATGTTGAACATAGATCATCATCCAACCAATGACCGCTATGGTGCTGTCAATGTCGTCAAGGATGACGCTGCTGCAACCGCTGAGGTTTTGTTTGACTGGATCAATCTCTTTGATGTGGAATGGACCAAAGAAGCAGCAGAAGCGATTTATACGGGTCTGCTGACGGATACAGGTGGATTCCGCTATTCAAGCACATCGCCTAAAGTGATGGAGATTGCTTCCCGATTACTAGAGCTTGGTGTCAAAGGACCCGATCTGGCGGAAACGCTACTAGAAGAAGTAACGTTGCCCCAGGTGAAAGTACTGGGTCTGGCATTGTCCACGCTAGAGCTGGAGGAGAATGGCCGGATTGCGCATGTGTATGTGACACCGGAGCATATGATTCAAGCAGGTGCGGAGAATGAGGATCTAGAAGGCATCGTCAATTATCCACGTAATATTCAGGGTGTTGAGGTCGGTATTTTCTTCAAAGTCATTGACGATCATGCAGTCAAAGCGAGTCTGCGCTCTGCTGGTAGAATTGATGTGGCGGCGGTTGCTCAGCATTTTGGCGGTGGCGGGCATATCAAGGCGGCAGGCTGTCGTCTCGAAGGCAGCTTGGAGCAGGTTAAGCAGCAGGTCGTGTCATATATAAAGGAGCTTTTATGA
- the truB gene encoding tRNA pseudouridine(55) synthase TruB, giving the protein MNEFDGVLAIHKPAGFTSHDVVAKVRRLVRMKRIGHTGTLDPAVTGVLPLCLGRSTRIVEYLQEMPKEYVAVLRFGIATDTEDLTGEITEQVEKVELQEQQVREVLKGLTGTISQVPPMYSAVKIDGKRLYELAREGKTVERKAREVQIHELEMIGWTPGDHPEVSFRVLCSKGTYIRTLCVDIGRALGVPSTMVQLVRTQSAGITLDKCVTFEQIEELMEQGALEQYLIPPDQAMSALPGYTVDAAVYKHTLQGKHIALNYIAPRESQSVQQEQSSQDEQALSVDASADDESIIAAQLLKLYAPDGTFIGIFQRDDQAAKIVPVKVFLP; this is encoded by the coding sequence ATGAACGAGTTTGATGGTGTATTGGCAATACACAAGCCGGCAGGCTTCACTTCCCACGATGTCGTGGCGAAGGTCCGCCGATTGGTGCGTATGAAGCGAATTGGTCATACGGGTACGTTAGACCCAGCGGTTACGGGTGTATTGCCGCTTTGTTTGGGCCGTTCCACTCGAATTGTAGAGTACTTGCAGGAGATGCCCAAGGAATATGTCGCTGTACTTCGTTTTGGCATAGCGACAGATACCGAGGATCTGACAGGCGAGATTACCGAACAGGTAGAGAAGGTGGAATTGCAAGAGCAGCAGGTGCGTGAGGTGCTGAAAGGATTGACTGGTACCATCTCGCAGGTGCCGCCGATGTACTCCGCTGTCAAAATCGACGGCAAGCGTCTGTATGAGCTAGCACGCGAAGGCAAAACGGTGGAGCGCAAAGCGCGCGAAGTGCAGATTCATGAGTTGGAAATGATCGGCTGGACACCGGGCGATCATCCAGAAGTATCGTTCCGGGTGCTCTGCTCCAAAGGTACGTATATCCGTACGCTTTGCGTCGACATTGGTCGTGCGTTAGGGGTACCGTCGACGATGGTGCAGCTGGTACGCACACAGTCAGCAGGCATTACACTGGACAAATGTGTTACATTTGAACAGATTGAAGAGCTGATGGAGCAGGGTGCATTGGAGCAGTATCTAATTCCACCGGATCAAGCGATGTCAGCGTTGCCTGGATATACTGTAGATGCAGCCGTTTATAAGCATACGTTGCAGGGCAAGCATATCGCTCTGAACTATATTGCACCACGGGAATCGCAGTCAGTGCAACAGGAGCAGTCATCGCAAGATGAGCAAGCATTATCAGTAGATGCCTCTGCAGATGATGAAAGTATCATAGCGGCACAGCTGCTCAAGCTGTATGCGCCGGATGGTACATTTATTGGTATTTTTCAACGCGATGATCAGGCAGCCAAGATTGTGCCGGTCAAAGTATTTTTACCCTGA
- a CDS encoding bifunctional riboflavin kinase/FAD synthetase encodes MNIVRLAYPWPEDGIPHAAGPQVMVIGQFDGVHLGHASVIDYGIRLARRLGISASVMTFDPNPKEVLGKGDYEGYLTPLAIKEEILRGMGVDTLYVAEFNHAFATVTPEQFYEQMLVPLQVQTAVVGFDFHFGHRGAGTPELLRELGQDTLSVETVPAFLLEDSKVSSSAIRRALRDGDVAHAALLLGRPYQIRGTVVDGDKRGRTIGFPTANLQLNEKYVVPRPGVYAVRVMADGAWRPSVMNIGFKPTFQTGEKRPSFEAHILDFQGDLYGQQLAVELVDYIRDERKFGSIDELVTQITADAQTARQILS; translated from the coding sequence GTGAATATAGTAAGGTTGGCTTATCCATGGCCGGAAGACGGCATTCCGCACGCAGCAGGCCCGCAGGTGATGGTGATCGGTCAGTTTGACGGTGTTCATCTCGGACATGCTAGTGTGATCGATTATGGCATCCGGCTGGCAAGGCGGCTTGGCATTTCCGCTTCCGTCATGACCTTTGATCCGAATCCGAAGGAAGTGCTTGGCAAAGGCGATTATGAAGGCTATTTGACCCCGCTTGCCATCAAGGAAGAAATACTGCGCGGCATGGGTGTAGATACACTCTATGTAGCGGAGTTCAACCATGCGTTTGCAACCGTGACACCAGAGCAGTTTTATGAACAAATGCTGGTGCCGCTACAGGTGCAGACCGCTGTCGTTGGATTTGATTTTCATTTTGGTCACCGTGGTGCCGGCACACCGGAATTGCTACGGGAACTAGGCCAGGATACGCTGTCGGTGGAAACTGTACCTGCCTTTTTGTTGGAAGATAGCAAAGTTAGCAGCTCGGCGATTCGCCGTGCCTTGCGTGATGGTGATGTTGCTCATGCGGCATTGCTGCTCGGACGCCCGTACCAGATTCGCGGTACGGTAGTGGACGGGGATAAACGAGGGCGTACGATCGGTTTCCCAACAGCCAATTTACAGCTAAATGAAAAATACGTCGTTCCTCGTCCGGGTGTATATGCGGTACGAGTCATGGCAGATGGAGCGTGGCGCCCGAGCGTAATGAATATCGGCTTCAAGCCGACCTTCCAAACGGGGGAGAAACGTCCAAGCTTTGAAGCGCATATTCTGGACTTCCAAGGTGATCTGTACGGTCAACAATTAGCGGTAGAACTCGTTGATTATATCCGCGATGAGCGCAAATTCGGCTCCATTGACGAACTGGTAACTCAGATCACCGCGGATGCACAAACGGCGCGTCAGATTCTTTCATAA
- the rpsO gene encoding 30S ribosomal protein S15 — protein MALTQERKQQLIEEYRTHESDTGSPEVQVAILTQNILNLQDHFRSHKKDHHSRRGLLKMVGQRRKLLAYIKKNDVKRYSALIERLGLRR, from the coding sequence ATGGCATTAACTCAAGAGCGTAAGCAACAACTGATCGAGGAGTACAGAACTCACGAGTCCGATACAGGATCACCGGAGGTACAAGTCGCTATCCTGACGCAAAACATCTTGAACCTGCAGGATCATTTCCGCAGCCACAAAAAGGATCATCATTCCCGTCGTGGTCTGTTGAAAATGGTAGGTCAACGTCGTAAGCTTCTGGCTTACATCAAGAAAAATGATGTTAAACGTTACAGCGCACTGATCGAACGTCTCGGTCTGCGTCGCTAA
- the pnp gene encoding polyribonucleotide nucleotidyltransferase produces the protein MEQRVEMQLGGRTLVLETGRLAKQANAAVMVRYGDTSVLCTVTASSEPKDLDFFPLTVNYEEKLYAVGKIPGGFIKREGRPSEKAILASRLTDRPIRPLFPEGFRNDVQVANYVMSVEQDCEPQIAAMIGTSAALSISDVPFDGPIGGVAVGRVDGEFVINPTIAQQEVSEMYLVVAGTRNAIMMVEAEANELPEDIMLEAIMFGHAEIQNIVTTIEQLVQVAGKPKMAVKLHTVNSDVNSAVRAFAEARLVDALKIAEKQARQDAIDVVNNDAVAHFEQQYAETPEYMDDVKEVLHDIVKEEVRRLITHDKVRPDGRKLEEIRPIECDAKLLPRTHGSGLFTRGQTQVLSICTLGALGDVQILDGIAPEESKRFMHHYNFPPFSVGEARPLRPPGRREIGHGALGERAMSKVIPSEKEFPYTIRVVSEVLESNGSTSQASICASILAMMDAGVPIKAPVAGIAMGLIKDGDHVSILSDIQGMEDHLGDMDFKVAGTAEGVTAIQMDIKINGIDRQILSEALSQAREGRLHILGKMNALMDKPRTSLSQYAPKIVIININPDKIRDVIGPGGKIINKIIDETGVKIDIEQDGRVFIGSSDEEMIKKAQKMIEDLVREVVVGETYLGKVKRIEKFGAFVELIPGKDGLVHISQLSNERVAKVEDVVAIGDMITVKVTEIDGQGRVNLSRKVLLTAEAGEKANS, from the coding sequence ATGGAACAGCGAGTTGAAATGCAGCTCGGAGGCAGAACCCTCGTACTGGAAACTGGCCGTCTGGCCAAGCAGGCAAACGCAGCAGTAATGGTGCGTTACGGCGATACGTCTGTACTCTGTACGGTAACGGCGTCTTCCGAGCCCAAAGATCTGGACTTTTTCCCTCTTACCGTAAACTACGAAGAAAAGCTGTATGCCGTAGGTAAAATTCCCGGTGGATTTATTAAACGTGAAGGCAGACCGAGCGAGAAAGCGATTCTGGCAAGCCGTCTGACCGACCGTCCGATCCGCCCATTGTTCCCGGAAGGCTTCCGGAATGATGTACAGGTTGCCAACTATGTAATGAGTGTAGAGCAAGACTGCGAGCCGCAAATTGCTGCGATGATCGGTACGTCTGCTGCACTGAGCATTTCCGATGTGCCGTTTGATGGTCCAATCGGTGGTGTAGCGGTTGGTCGTGTAGATGGCGAGTTTGTCATCAACCCGACGATTGCTCAACAAGAAGTAAGCGAAATGTATCTGGTTGTTGCCGGTACACGCAATGCGATTATGATGGTGGAAGCAGAAGCAAATGAGCTGCCAGAGGATATCATGCTGGAAGCAATCATGTTTGGTCATGCTGAAATCCAAAATATCGTTACGACGATTGAGCAACTGGTACAAGTCGCAGGCAAGCCGAAAATGGCAGTGAAACTGCACACCGTGAACAGTGATGTAAACAGTGCTGTTCGTGCATTCGCAGAAGCACGTCTGGTAGACGCGCTGAAAATTGCTGAGAAGCAAGCACGTCAGGATGCTATCGATGTAGTAAACAACGATGCGGTTGCTCATTTTGAACAACAATACGCGGAAACGCCTGAATACATGGATGATGTAAAAGAAGTGCTGCACGATATCGTTAAAGAAGAAGTGCGCCGTCTGATCACCCATGATAAAGTACGTCCAGATGGACGTAAGCTTGAAGAGATTCGTCCAATCGAATGTGATGCGAAACTGCTGCCAAGAACGCACGGTTCCGGTCTATTCACACGTGGACAAACACAAGTACTTAGTATTTGTACACTTGGTGCGCTTGGTGATGTGCAGATTCTGGATGGTATTGCACCAGAAGAATCCAAACGCTTCATGCACCATTATAACTTCCCGCCATTCAGTGTCGGTGAAGCACGTCCGCTTCGTCCTCCGGGTCGTCGCGAAATCGGTCACGGTGCACTCGGTGAGCGCGCAATGTCCAAAGTTATCCCTTCGGAAAAAGAATTCCCGTACACCATCCGTGTCGTTTCCGAAGTACTGGAATCCAACGGTTCCACTTCTCAAGCAAGTATCTGCGCCAGCATTCTGGCAATGATGGATGCAGGCGTACCGATCAAAGCACCGGTAGCCGGTATTGCGATGGGTCTGATCAAAGATGGCGATCATGTATCCATCCTGAGCGATATTCAAGGTATGGAAGATCACCTCGGCGATATGGACTTTAAAGTAGCCGGTACAGCTGAAGGTGTAACTGCTATCCAAATGGATATCAAAATCAACGGCATCGACCGTCAAATTTTGTCCGAAGCACTGTCTCAGGCGCGCGAAGGCCGTCTGCACATTCTCGGCAAAATGAACGCTTTGATGGACAAACCGAGAACAAGCCTGTCTCAATATGCTCCGAAAATCGTGATCATCAACATCAACCCGGATAAAATCCGTGATGTTATCGGTCCCGGCGGTAAAATCATCAACAAAATCATTGATGAAACTGGCGTGAAAATCGATATCGAGCAAGACGGTCGCGTATTCATCGGTTCTTCCGACGAAGAAATGATCAAAAAAGCACAAAAAATGATCGAAGATCTCGTACGCGAAGTCGTTGTTGGCGAAACGTACCTAGGTAAAGTAAAACGGATCGAGAAATTTGGCGCATTCGTAGAACTGATTCCTGGTAAAGACGGTCTCGTTCACATTTCCCAGCTGTCTAACGAGCGTGTGGCAAAAGTGGAAGACGTTGTAGCTATTGGCGATATGATCACGGTGAAAGTAACTGAGATCGATGGTCAAGGTCGCGTAAACCTGTCCCGCAAAGTACTGCTGACTGCAGAAGCAGGCGAAAAAGCAAACTCCTAA